One window of the Chitinophaga niabensis genome contains the following:
- a CDS encoding RNA polymerase sigma-70 factor — protein MTHAFRQLFITHYEKLHRYAFTLLKNEAAASDAVQSVFTRLWEKQGTIILDEGIKSYLYRSIHNHCLNIIRQGNNKEKYTLYQAHNIQKNTFSGEPEEQMVARELQTRIREAMESLPAQCKVVFLKSREDGKKYTEIATELNISIKTVEAQMGKALKILREKLQEYLVIFIILLY, from the coding sequence ATGACCCATGCCTTTCGGCAGCTTTTCATAACCCATTATGAAAAACTGCATCGTTATGCATTCACCTTACTGAAAAATGAAGCCGCCGCAAGTGACGCCGTTCAGTCCGTTTTTACCAGGTTATGGGAGAAACAGGGAACAATTATTTTAGATGAGGGCATTAAAAGTTACCTGTACCGCAGCATCCACAACCACTGCCTGAACATCATCCGGCAGGGAAATAACAAGGAGAAGTATACTTTATACCAGGCACATAACATCCAAAAAAACACCTTTTCCGGAGAACCGGAGGAACAAATGGTTGCCCGGGAACTGCAAACGCGCATCCGGGAAGCCATGGAATCCCTCCCCGCACAGTGCAAAGTTGTATTCTTAAAAAGCCGGGAGGATGGGAAAAAGTATACCGAAATAGCTACTGAATTGAATATTTCTATAAAAACGGTTGAGGCACAAATGGGCAAGGCATTAAAAATATTACGGGAGAAATTGCAGGAATACCTGGTCATTTTTATCATTCTCCTTTATTAA